The following proteins are co-located in the Paraburkholderia phytofirmans PsJN genome:
- a CDS encoding sodium:calcium antiporter encodes MTGLLLELAIMLVVILVAAELFTNALEHLGERLKISEGVTGSLFAAVGTALPETLVPLLAIASGTTDSAVNQEIGVGAILGAPLMLSTLSTFLMTLAILGSRGARGWVAPERTGFTRDLNYFLCAFVLAAAAMYVPHEQMIVRALFSLALVGVYVTYVVMTFRASNELVDAGHGTEAPGKMLISRLGVPTNLATIVVQLALAVALLVWGAEGFIHGVRGVSQALGVSPLLLSLLIIPIATELPEKVNSILWIRRGKDTLAFGNITGAMVFQGTLLPAIGILLTPWVPRIEVVTGILITLVAAAWLRVNVRERGVPVWASLVCGVLYATYLAITLSR; translated from the coding sequence ATGACCGGTCTCTTGCTCGAACTTGCCATCATGCTCGTCGTCATTCTGGTGGCGGCCGAGCTCTTCACCAATGCACTCGAGCATCTGGGTGAACGCCTCAAGATTTCCGAAGGCGTGACGGGTTCACTATTCGCCGCCGTCGGCACCGCGTTGCCCGAGACGCTCGTGCCGCTGCTCGCGATCGCCAGCGGCACGACGGATAGCGCGGTCAATCAGGAGATCGGCGTCGGCGCGATTCTCGGTGCACCGCTGATGCTTTCCACCCTCTCCACTTTCCTCATGACGCTCGCAATTCTCGGCTCGCGCGGCGCGCGCGGCTGGGTCGCGCCGGAGCGCACGGGCTTCACGCGCGACCTGAACTATTTCCTGTGTGCGTTCGTACTGGCAGCGGCCGCGATGTACGTGCCGCATGAGCAGATGATCGTGCGCGCGCTCTTCAGCCTGGCACTGGTCGGCGTGTACGTCACCTATGTGGTGATGACCTTCCGCGCATCGAATGAATTGGTCGATGCCGGCCACGGCACTGAAGCGCCGGGCAAGATGCTGATCTCGCGCCTCGGCGTGCCGACCAACCTCGCGACCATCGTGGTGCAATTGGCGCTGGCCGTCGCGTTGCTGGTGTGGGGCGCGGAAGGCTTCATCCATGGTGTGCGCGGCGTATCGCAAGCGCTCGGCGTGTCGCCGCTGCTGCTCTCGCTGCTGATCATTCCGATCGCCACCGAACTGCCCGAGAAGGTCAACAGCATTCTGTGGATTCGCCGCGGCAAGGACACGCTGGCGTTCGGCAATATCACCGGTGCGATGGTGTTTCAGGGCACCCTGCTGCCCGCGATCGGTATTCTGCTCACGCCGTGGGTGCCGCGTATCGAAGTGGTGACCGGCATCCTAATCACGCTCGTCGCCGCGGCGTGGCTGCGGGTCAATGTGCGTGAGCGCGGCGTGCCGGTGTGGGCATCGCTGGTTTGCGGGGTGCTGTATGCCACGTATCTGGCTATTACGCTGAGCCGCTAG
- a CDS encoding outer membrane protein, with translation MCKITRLILTASIMMLCNLVHAQSAAPQTGASEFAGPYVGFKLGVNTSDASGVVNKASHTTAFPGFTAGYNFDVDRFVAGAEVFADLHHGSTTYKDGGLDAKLGLPFNQFMPYVRIGLTTDWPDIRPHWGLGVEYKFAKHMSAVGEWTTDTSNHDGTRRTNNSFTIGVQYHFN, from the coding sequence ATGTGCAAAATAACCCGGCTGATTTTAACCGCATCGATCATGATGCTTTGCAATCTCGTCCACGCGCAATCGGCGGCTCCTCAAACGGGCGCAAGCGAGTTTGCCGGCCCCTATGTGGGCTTCAAGTTGGGTGTGAATACCTCCGATGCTTCAGGCGTCGTCAATAAAGCATCGCATACCACGGCTTTCCCGGGTTTTACGGCGGGATATAACTTCGACGTCGACCGTTTCGTTGCAGGCGCCGAAGTGTTTGCCGATCTGCATCACGGCTCGACAACCTATAAGGACGGTGGACTTGACGCGAAATTAGGGCTGCCATTCAATCAGTTCATGCCATATGTCCGTATTGGATTGACAACAGATTGGCCGGATATCCGCCCTCACTGGGGTTTAGGCGTCGAATACAAGTTTGCAAAACACATGAGCGCGGTAGGCGAATGGACAACCGACACCAGCAATCACGACGGCACCCGAAGAACGAATAACAGTTTCACAATCGGCGTGCAATATCACTTCAACTAA